AACTGTGAAGAAGAAGTGTTTCTCCTCCGTTTAGATTTTCAATTGTTTTATCCAATATTTTTTGGTAATTCTCCATAAAAATCAACTATCCTTCTTTGATCGGAAATCACAAAATCCGCTCCCGATTCTACAAGTTCTTCTCTTTCTCTAAATCCCCATTCAACACCGACACTTGTTACGTTCGCATTCTTGCACGTCTCAATATCTGTGTCAGTGTCTCCAAAATATACAATCTCATCTTTTTTAATATCCAAATCCTCCACTATTTTTTCTAGCAAATACGGATTTGGTTTTCTCTTGGTTTCATCTTCCAAAGCTGATACATAATCAAAATAACCTTGTGGAAATAAATTATTCAAAATTTTTTCTGCTGCTGGAAGAGTCTTGTTCGTGCATACGCAAACAAGTGCGCCCATTTCTTTTAACTTATCCAAGCTTTCTCTTATATGTGGATACAGTTGTGTTTTCTTATCGTCGTATCCGTTGTAATATTCGATGTAGCTATTGTAGATTTCGTTAAATTGAGAATGAATTTTTGCTTCATCCAAATTATCGCGCTCTATTAAATAATTAAGAGATCTTTCCACCAAAATTTTAGGTCCATCTCCAAGAAAATAATTAAATTTTTCCTTTTCTACAGGTTTAAGCCCAAATTTTTTAGTAGTATGATTGAAACAATTATTTATCATCTCAATAGAATCTATCAACGTTCCGTCCAAATCAAATACAAATACTCTCTTCATTAAATCACCCTCGATTGATACATTGCAATGGAGCAAGCTATCGGTAAATTCAAGGAATCCACATCCTTAGATTGATTGATGAAAATCTTATTTTCATTGTAGTATTCTTGTGGAAGCCCTGCCCCTTCATTTCCAAACGCCAAGCTAAATGGTTGTTCGAACTTTACATCGCCAAGTTCATCTGAACTTTCATCTAGCAAAAACGAATAAATCTTATTTTCCGGGAAATTTTTCTTGTAATCTTGCAGATTATCAAATCTTTGAATATTTAATTTGAAAAAAGCTCCCATACTGGCACGGACAACTTTAGGATTGTAAACATCACACGTATTTGATATCAAAGCCAAATCCTTATATCCAAATCCAAGCATACTTCTCATAATAGTACCTAAGTTTCCCATGTTGTCTATTCCGTCCAAAATTATGTGGTTTTTTTCTTGTAATTTTGATTTTTGCTTTTTGAAAACTCCAATCACGTATTCCTTATCTTTTAATGAAATTTTGTTTATTTGTTTACTTGAAATCGTATAAGGAATTTTCTTATCATTCAATATATTTATCAGTTTTTCTGTGTCATTGAAATCCTCAGAAATTAAGACCTCCTCAACAATATCAGCCTTATTTTCAATAAGTTCATAAGTTGGAAAAGGTCCCATTGTATAAGAATATTCAAGATCTTTTTTGTATTTTGTGTACTTTTTCATTTATACTCCATTACTAAACACCCACATCGCTTTGATTTGTGGTTGTAATCTGTCATATTTCCATGATTTTTGCGAATTAGTAAAACTATTCGGATCGTTAATTATAATATTGCCATTTGAATCTATTCCCGAAATCACCATAACATGTCCCGTTTGTGTGAAATCACCAGGTCTTACAGAAATTAGAATCGGATTTCCTTTTTTTATATTCTCTTTTATAACATTATAATTCGCATCCATTTGCACAGCTTTCAATCCGTATTTTCTTGCGATATAAGGATAAAATCCCCAGCTTGTTCCTTCAGATGACGAATATCCGTTGCGATCACTTTCTTCAGCTATTTTAGCTGGAGTGATTGAAGGATCGTTTTTCAAATACGACATCGCCATAGCGCAACTTGTAGGGCCACATCCAGTAAAACCTATAATTCCGTAGCCGTATTTTTCATAACCCCATCTCTTGTCCCACTGCAAATACAATGGCACATTTGAATTATTTGCGTTTTCTGGATATGAATAGTCGTTTTTTATTGTAGAATCAATTGTTTTCGCCACGAAATTAACCGCAGTGTAGTTATTACCAGCAAGTTTTAAAAGAGATGGATGAATGTCATCAGCGTTTTTCATCACTAATTTTGCATTAGGATTGTACTTAGCGTAAACTTCCAAATTGTGCAACAATTCATTTCTCTTAAATGTGTTTGAAAAAATATTTTCAGTTTTTTTGATTTCTTCAAAAACTTCTTCATCAGTTTCCTCTTTTCCCACT
This Finegoldia magna ATCC 53516 DNA region includes the following protein-coding sequences:
- a CDS encoding C39 family peptidase; translated protein: MIRNNHDRFLEEKRRRAVKRRIVFSVFLLVILFSIIKVKNDRQEHAAEQKQAEIAQEQKTSVQQDSKPEKPVGKEETDEEVFEEIKKTENIFSNTFKRNELLHNLEVYAKYNPNAKLVMKNADDIHPSLLKLAGNNYTAVNFVAKTIDSTIKNDYSYPENANNSNVPLYLQWDKRWGYEKYGYGIIGFTGCGPTSCAMAMSYLKNDPSITPAKIAEESDRNGYSSSEGTSWGFYPYIARKYGLKAVQMDANYNVIKENIKKGNPILISVRPGDFTQTGHVMVISGIDSNGNIIINDPNSFTNSQKSWKYDRLQPQIKAMWVFSNGV
- a CDS encoding HAD family hydrolase, giving the protein MKRVFVFDLDGTLIDSIEMINNCFNHTTKKFGLKPVEKEKFNYFLGDGPKILVERSLNYLIERDNLDEAKIHSQFNEIYNSYIEYYNGYDDKKTQLYPHIRESLDKLKEMGALVCVCTNKTLPAAEKILNNLFPQGYFDYVSALEDETKRKPNPYLLEKIVEDLDIKKDEIVYFGDTDTDIETCKNANVTSVGVEWGFREREELVESGADFVISDQRRIVDFYGELPKNIG
- a CDS encoding TrmH family RNA methyltransferase produces the protein MKKYTKYKKDLEYSYTMGPFPTYELIENKADIVEEVLISEDFNDTEKLINILNDKKIPYTISSKQINKISLKDKEYVIGVFKKQKSKLQEKNHIILDGIDNMGNLGTIMRSMLGFGYKDLALISNTCDVYNPKVVRASMGAFFKLNIQRFDNLQDYKKNFPENKIYSFLLDESSDELGDVKFEQPFSLAFGNEGAGLPQEYYNENKIFINQSKDVDSLNLPIACSIAMYQSRVI